TCACAGATAAAAAAGACACAAGCCACCACGGTATCATAAGATGTGAAGACTTTTGATCAACCGTCTGAGAGGAAGACAGTCATATCAGTCCTAAATTGCTGACTGACTACTTTTTAAATCTAAATCCCATCAACccgcacacacacattttaagtACTGAAAACCCCTGACACTGAAGTCCAAAACTGTGTTGCATCACTAAATGCAGAGCAACAGCTAATCGTGAGCGATTGTGTTCACAGAATGGGGGTGGAAATGGGTTAATGTTTAATGATCTTACTCGGCTGATGCTTGAAGGACTATAAATTGACTCCACTCCATCTGAACAGTCTCCCGTCAAGAGGACTTGGTAAGTTACAATTGTTTcgcaaaaaaatttaaatagctACTCTTTTAAATTTtcgtaaaatatgtgaaatgcaAAAGCAGCGATTTGTGTGATAAAGTATCACCCATTAGTGCAAAATCCTAAAGTTTGTACAATTCTGTGCCCTTTGGTCATAAAACACAGGTGAAAAAAATGTGGGGAAAGATTTATTGCTGTACGATTGCTGCCCTGCTGCTAGCAACAGCCTGGGCTGCACCCCACGAAGGTCACGACCATGGTGGCCACACAGCTGACCACCACCACCATCTTCACCACGGGAAGGATGAACCCCACCCCAGCCATGAGGGGGCCACCGATGCCTGCCATCTGCTCTCTCCACACAATGCTGACTTCGCCTTCTCTCTCTACAAGAAACTTGCGTTCCATCCTGAAGCCGAGGGCAAGAACATTTTCTTCTCCCCGGTCGGGATCTCAATGGCTTTGAGCATGCTAGCTGTAGGAGCCAAGGGCAGCACTCATTCACAGATATACAGCAGTCTGGGTTATAGCGGGTTGCAGGCTGAGCAGGTCAATGAGGGTTATGAGCACTTGATCCACATGCTGGGCCACAGCCGGGAAGCCATGCAGCTGGAAGCAGGAGCGGGTGTAGCCATCAGAGAAGGCTTCAAAGTGGTGGACAAGTTCCTGAAGGATGTTCAGCACTACTACAACAGCGAAGCCTTCAGCGTTGACTTCTCCAAGCCTGATATTGCTGCAGAGGAGATTAACAAGTTCATCGCCAAGAAAACCAATGGCAAAATAACCGACATGGTGAAGGACCTGGACTCAGATACGTTGATGATGCTgattaactatatgtacttcAGAGGTACTAAAAAaacttctctttctttcagtgatattcatgtaataataatttctttGATCAGAAGTCTTGGTTGACACTGACCTGAAGTTCTTGCCATTTGTCTTGATAGGGAAGTGGGACAAGCCATTTGATGCAACACTGACCCAAAAAGCTGACTTCCAAGTTGACAAGGACACCACCGTGAAAGTTGACATGATGAAAAGAACCGGCCGCTATGACATCTATCAAGACCCTATCAATCAAACTACGGTCATGATGGTGCCCTACAAAGGCAATACTTCCATGATGATCGTTCTTCCTGATGATGGAAAGATGAAGGAGGTTGAAGAATCCATCTGCAGACACCATATTAAGACCTGGCATGAGAAACTCTTCAGAAGGTAATATGGGCGATACCTAGATTTTAGTTGACTTCGGACCTGAAGGTTGATAGTTGTTTAGTTGCACAGAAATTTGGGAAATTGTAAATGGCCATAGCTGATATTCCATATTTTACATTTCTGCCCTTCAGTTCTGTGGACCTGTTTATGCCCAAGTTCTCCATCACTGCAACTTCCAAACTGAAAGGCATTCTGCAGGAGATGGGAATAACCGATGCATTCGGTGACACAGCAGATTTCTCCGGGATGACAGAAGAGCTCAAAGTCAAGGTGTCAAACGTACGTATAGACTTGTTTTTACTTCTTGAAGCACCACTAATGGTTTATAGACCTAATGAATTTGAAAACTCTAGAGAGTCAAGTTCACATTTTGAATCCAATCTCCAGGTTGTCCATCAGGCAGTCCTCAGTGTGGACGAGAAGGGCACAGAGGCAGCAGCTGCAACCACGATAGAAATAATGCCCATGTCCCTGCCAGACACCGTGATGCTCAACCGGCCTTTCATGTTACTGATTGTAGAGGACAGCACCAAGAGCATCCTCTTCATGGGCAAGATCACCAATCCTACTGTCTGAGGTCCTACACCAAACATAACTCGCTGGCCATTTGCATAAGGCTGCTAATCTTTATGTAGATCTCATTGTAAACTGcaataaatgttgatttgattttaatcaagtgagtcatcattaaaaaaacaacaaaaaaaaaaacatgcatttctcAATACAGGTCTCAACATAATGCTGTCTGGAAAAACTGCAAATTTGAGCTTGTTAAATTGtgcttcttattttttttttttttttttttacatacatttaacttaatttaGCAGGTCATTTAATACAAATGGATTTACAGTAGAATCAAACTCATTAAAGCAACTTTGGTTAAATGTCTCAGTGGTAGTAACTGTTATCTGTTGTTGCCTCACTGGTATTCCTCAGGAGTCCTGCAAACAAAGGACAGAAATTTTGATTTATAGCATtgatcattttttcttttagtCATGTAACCtactattatttaatatatagtgTCATATATGCAGTATGCATACACAATAACCTTACATACATTGAGGTCCAAAACTTTAAGACCACCATTGTAGGAATGCTTCTCATTTATTCAGCTTTGTTCTATGTTTTTGCACAATCCTGTTTATAACTTTCTGTTCACTTCTAGATTTTTATTCCCAAATTTTCAAAGTGGTTTTAGACTTTGGACTCCACTTTAGAAAGAGCTTTGTTGCCTCTCTGTTGTCAATTTTTTTGAGATCAAATGTATTGAGATGAAACAACACCATTGAAAATAACTTTTGCTTTCTGAAtcttaaaacaataaaagtgcatatataaagataataatacagattaaacaacaacaacaacaaaaaacttcaGAAAACAGAAACACTAGGAGGTTGGTAGTAATTTAccaaattatcaaaataaattaatttctcaTTTCTAATTACAcgaaaaataaatgcagctatGTTTTGGGTTGCACAGCAGAGGGACGAATGTGATAACCTCTCGTTCATTCCCCTCACCTTTCTGACCTTTAACCTTTCGATAGAACTTCTGCTCCTGGACAGTGTGCTCAATCAATACTACGTTTCTCTGTAAATCCAACACAGCAGCCTGATGCATGTCTGTCTCTTCTACAAGATCAAGAgtgcaaataaatgaaaatgaaatgaaagccTTAATGTATGAGGTATGCAGTCAGGAAATAGATCACATCAGGGTGATACTCATTCCAAGATAACTCTGGCAAAGTCTCTGGGCCATATGGCAGTTCCTCATGTGTTTATGCTTATCCTGCTCATCCCATCATGTGGTTGTGACTTTTTTCGAAGGCTGACTAGAGAGTGGTAGGTGTAGACTCATTTTATtggatttgttttattaatgcaTGCACACAATgacaattaaaggattagttcactttcaaatggaaattagcccaagctttactcacccttaagccatcctaggttcAGAAGGACATTAATAAAGGACTTTATTAACACCCCGGATCCATGTGGAGAATGTTTATGTTGGATGGATTCGGATGGAAGCACTTTTTGTTTTAGCTCATACTCAATGgtatcgctcactgccattatatatGCCGAGCCATGCTGAGCCGTTCCACGCAGTGAAAAAGCAAAGCGAGCCGAGCCATGCCGAACCGAGCTGAGTCGTACCACGCTGTGGAAAACCACcaatagtcagtagaatgtctgttgaggggaccaccaaaaaaaaaaaaaaatgttagcaGATATGTAAAatggaccattgaaataaagcATTAACTAGCCCATTTGCATTCCTGTTATCTtaacaaaatgttgtaatatgaAATATTTCTATTAAAAGATATATCCTGGTTAAGCTTAGACCAcctttaaattttattaattttaatttgattatttccACTTAACAAGTATGGAAACAAAGAACTAATATTGAGGTACTGAAAGATAAAACGTTTTAACAGaagattcatttttaatatatttaaaggtgccctagaattgaaaattgaatttaactcggcatagttaaataattagagttctgtacatggaaatgacatacagtgagtctcaaacaccattgtttcctccttcttatgtaaatttgatttgtgcaaaagacctcccacgaacagacgaatctcaacataacactgactgtgatgcaacagtcgggatcattaatatgtacgcccccaaattttgcatatgccagcccatgttcaaagcattagacaagccagtattaacatctggatgtgcacagccgaatcaacagacattatgcaggtaagcaagcaaggacaacagcgaaaaatggcagatggagtaataataactgacaagatccatgatatcatgatatttttagtgatatttgtaaacatttgtaaacattttctttctaaatgttttgttagcatgttgctaatgtactgttaaatgtagttaaagttaccattgtttattactgtattcacggagacaagagagccatagttattttcattatgaaacacttgcagtctgtataattcataaacacaacttcattctttataaatctctccaacagtgtgtaatgtttgctttagccacggagcactatcaaactcattcagaatcaaatgtaaacatccaaataaataccatacttacataacccgatatgctgcatgacgaacactttgtaaagatccattttgagggttatattagctgtgtgaactttgtttatgcaatgtattatagagttgcgagaatgggggcggggagcgcaagcatttaaaggggacatgcacagaatcggtgcatttataattatgccccaaaataggcagttaaaaaattgaataataataataaaaaaaaaaatctatggggtattttaagctgaaacttcacagacacattcaggggacacctcagacttatattacatcttgtgaaaaagcgcTCTATGCCACCTTTAACCATCATTTGAAATAGTGATAATTTCATacttattttttcatatttatcaAAGAGAAATGTTTTAAAGTGAGACAAACACGACATCTTTGTCTTCCTTTCAAAAATGATGTCACTTCATGGAGGATGATGTCATTAAGAAACTGGCTTTTGTTTGTTAAAAGGATTTTACAAACGACTAACAATTAAAATATGACAACATCCACTCAAACCAAAGTATCATGATTACATTAAATACACTCTTGATATTGTGATAACATAAAGCCTACTTATATGATTTCCATCTTTAGAAATGTACGAGTTTAATATTGTATCTAATACAATAAGACGTGTGACCCTGGACCAGTTTTtgtcaaaaatcattaggatattaagtatagatcatgttccatgaagatattttgtaaattctgtactgtaaatatatcaaacaattatttttgtgagtggatatgcatcgCTAAGGACTTAATTAGGACAACTgtaaaagcgattttctcaatattttgatttttttgcaccctcagattccagattttcaaatagctGTATCTCagcctatcctaacaaaccataaaTCAATggaaattttatttattcagcagctttcagatgaaatataaatctcaattacaaaaaaatggaTCCTTCTGACTGgatttgtggtccagggtcacatatattatGTGGACATGAAAATGTACTTTATAGCAGGAATGGCTGCTTCATTTTGTGTACACGTTGCTTGCTGGACTATGAACGTTGATCTATTTAGTGTTCCTGTGTGCGCTTGTATACTGACAACAAGCACCCGACCCCCACTACCCCATTTGCATTTTCCGCCAACCTGTGCAACTGCAAACCTACtgatatttgtttgtttacttgCATCTAAAACACCATTACTCTGTCTAGGCATGACCTTCAGCCATTAGCATGCTGCATTATACATCTCTCTCATCAAAAGCTGCTGAATTAAACAGCATCATTCTGATTTTTCCCATTCACAAGGTGGCACTGTTGTTTCTCTTTCTGAATACAGCGAGAAAGGCTATGAGTGAGAGAgtaagagaaaaagagagaacatGCTGGTCTCCCAGCACAGCAGATGTTAATTTTCTTTCAGTTGGCTATTGAGCGCCAAGCAAAGCAGCCAAGCCTCCCTATCCACTGACCATTTAACACTACTAATGACTTTCATGCTCAGTAAGGCCACACAAAACTGTGGCATTCATTTTGAGACAGACCCTCTCCACTAAATCTACAAAATGGGACACGAGTTTAAGGACAAGGCAGGTGAACGCTCTCTACTGGCAGCACTACGAGCAGGTGAGGGCCGTGTCCCTGGGGTGGATGGTAGCAGAGTTAATTGAAACTAAATGGATTCTGCGGGCATGGCATGAACTACCAGCAGGAGGAGTCACAGACGGGTGATAGAGGTGATGATAGACATCATATGGCCACAGCAGGACACCAGCAACACACCAAACAAACTAAGCCCAAAATGCTTGTATTTATGACATGTACATCAACGGGAAACActtataaacaatataatatgtttttaatagtaGTTTCTGCTGTATTCATGCTATGCCTTTCTCATTTTGTAATGGTGATTTTTAAGTACAATTTTAAACAGAACTGCATTGCGTCATCTCAAGCTACATTAATAATATACATAGAATATTCTGAACTTGTAACAAGAAAATTTCACTTCTAAAATGGCTGCCACTCTCCCTGTTATCAAAGAGTCTATATTATGGCCTCCTATCATTAGCATTCAATAGTCAATAATATGACGTTTTTAGTACaaagtattaaataaaaaaaattttttgtttctttgtttgtttagaTCAGTGGTTTTATGCCACAGGGTTGGATATATTATGATTGATGAAACAAGAGTTTTGGAAAAGGCTATAGTAATTATGAATGTAGAACTGGCCTTTTAAACTTCCTTTGAAAAGtcaaatggttcttttaaatgACAGCTCAGTTTATTTTGAGGTAAATACTAGTGCAATTCAAAGACATAGATAAATTATGCTGTTTCAGAttcaaattaatgtttttactagtggtgggcataggtaatttttttaatctagattaatctcactgtaatcttggaattaatctagattaaaatggctcatttgaattctgctgaagacattcagaaaatgtgtgctacccaaataatgactagaagtaatccgccattttgtccgacaaagcagtcaggagttataagattaaccttggtggagttaaacttgaaaaattgtgtatat
This genomic window from Chanodichthys erythropterus isolate Z2021 chromosome 4, ASM2448905v1, whole genome shotgun sequence contains:
- the LOC137018729 gene encoding alpha-1-antitrypsin homolog, which gives rise to MWGKIYCCTIAALLLATAWAAPHEGHDHGGHTADHHHHLHHGKDEPHPSHEGATDACHLLSPHNADFAFSLYKKLAFHPEAEGKNIFFSPVGISMALSMLAVGAKGSTHSQIYSSLGYSGLQAEQVNEGYEHLIHMLGHSREAMQLEAGAGVAIREGFKVVDKFLKDVQHYYNSEAFSVDFSKPDIAAEEINKFIAKKTNGKITDMVKDLDSDTLMMLINYMYFRGKWDKPFDATLTQKADFQVDKDTTVKVDMMKRTGRYDIYQDPINQTTVMMVPYKGNTSMMIVLPDDGKMKEVEESICRHHIKTWHEKLFRSSVDLFMPKFSITATSKLKGILQEMGITDAFGDTADFSGMTEELKVKVSNVVHQAVLSVDEKGTEAAAATTIEIMPMSLPDTVMLNRPFMLLIVEDSTKSILFMGKITNPTV